One SAR202 cluster bacterium genomic region harbors:
- a CDS encoding MarR family transcriptional regulator, with protein sequence MTRILIGFGEQDKMDLGALNKVRSLNYISASEGWRFLTNHARVLLFFDRHKRVTIREVSDALDLAEPSVRRIISQLSEAGYVKKRLERGVNLYVISAKMPMRSRELSQVPVSVIINALHKALDSTQRSDN encoded by the coding sequence GTGACGAGGATATTGATAGGATTTGGCGAGCAAGACAAGATGGATTTGGGTGCGCTCAACAAAGTGCGCTCTTTAAATTACATATCCGCATCTGAAGGATGGCGGTTTCTGACGAATCATGCCAGAGTACTGCTATTTTTCGACCGACACAAGCGAGTGACAATAAGGGAAGTATCGGACGCGCTGGACCTGGCAGAACCTTCAGTGCGACGGATCATCTCGCAGCTGAGCGAGGCGGGATACGTGAAGAAGCGGCTGGAGCGGGGCGTTAACCTGTACGTAATTTCGGCGAAGATGCCGATGAGGTCGAGGGAGCTTAGCCAAGTACCTGTCAGCGTTATAATCAACGCATTGCACAAAGCCCTCGATAGCACGCAGCGCTCGGATAATTAG
- a CDS encoding 50S ribosomal protein L25, with translation MRSVMADTVTLTLEPRLVLGKKVRALRREGVVPVHIYGRDYQSQSLQCNVKLLLGVLVKAGTNTPIALDIGDGKEPQLALVREIQWGPIRGEILHVDFLHVDVTQEVTTRVPLVLRGESAGARLVSGTVVQQLRELEIRTLPLNIPAEIIVDATLLKEADDVVRVKNLTLPQGVTPLADPEETIARIEVIKEEVAAPTPEAVAAEGAAEGAAPAAAVEGAAGAQAKPGAKPGAAAQAKPGAAAKPGAGAQAKPGAKPGAKP, from the coding sequence ATGAGGAGCGTCATGGCAGACACTGTTACTCTGACACTGGAACCCCGGTTGGTCCTGGGCAAGAAGGTGCGGGCGCTGCGCCGCGAGGGCGTGGTGCCGGTACATATATATGGAAGGGACTACCAGTCCCAGAGCCTACAGTGCAACGTGAAGCTGCTCCTCGGCGTGCTGGTGAAGGCTGGAACGAACACGCCCATTGCGCTGGATATCGGAGACGGAAAGGAGCCTCAGCTGGCCCTGGTGAGGGAGATACAGTGGGGGCCCATTAGAGGCGAGATTTTGCATGTGGACTTCCTGCACGTGGATGTGACGCAGGAAGTGACGACCCGCGTGCCTCTTGTGCTGAGGGGCGAGTCGGCGGGGGCGCGGTTGGTGAGCGGCACGGTGGTGCAGCAGCTTCGCGAGCTGGAGATTCGCACGCTGCCGCTCAACATACCGGCGGAGATTATCGTGGACGCAACGCTGCTGAAGGAGGCGGATGACGTTGTGCGGGTGAAGAACCTGACGTTGCCGCAGGGAGTGACGCCGCTGGCGGACCCGGAAGAAACGATAGCGCGGATTGAGGTTATTAAGGAAGAGGTGGCGGCACCCACACCCGAGGCGGTGGCTGCGGAAGGAGCAGCGGAGGGAGCCGCGCCGGCGGCGGCTGTGGAGGGCGCGGCCGGGGCGCAGGCGAAGCCTGGCGCCAAGCCCGGGGCTGCGGCCCAGGCGAAACCCGGGGCTGCCGCAAAGCCGGGGGCTGGGGCGCAAGCGAAGCCCGGGGCCAAGCCTGGCGCCAAGCCGTAG
- a CDS encoding methionyl-tRNA formyltransferase, which translates to MRVIFMGTPSFALSALNVLVEPPYQVVAVYSAPDRPSGRGLSRTESPVKQFALQRGLHVLQPPSLRKSDALQQFATLAPDVVIVAAYGLLVPPAFLALPPHGFINIHPSLLPKLRGPSPVVTAILQGLDVTGVTLMLLDQGLDTGPILAQKEASIAPDDTAETLTHRLFDEGASLLLHTLPAWTSRRLKLALQDPSLATHTRKIEKEDGDASWELTAQDLHRRLRAFTPWPGLYTRWQGKALKILEAQPLPGESSSSVPGSVVNHPSTGKGLAVVTGKGLLKVTALQIEGKRSASAQDFLRGYPSILGARLPS; encoded by the coding sequence ATGCGAGTTATCTTCATGGGTACCCCTTCCTTCGCTCTGTCTGCCTTGAACGTCCTTGTAGAGCCTCCCTACCAGGTCGTCGCCGTCTATTCCGCGCCTGACCGGCCCTCCGGCCGGGGCCTTTCCCGGACCGAGTCCCCCGTCAAGCAGTTCGCCCTCCAGCGCGGCCTCCACGTCCTCCAGCCCCCCTCCCTCCGCAAATCCGACGCCCTGCAACAGTTCGCCACCCTCGCGCCAGACGTCGTCATTGTCGCCGCCTATGGCCTGCTGGTCCCCCCTGCCTTTCTGGCCCTCCCCCCCCACGGCTTCATCAACATCCACCCCTCCCTCCTCCCCAAACTCCGCGGCCCCTCGCCCGTCGTCACCGCCATCCTCCAGGGCCTTGATGTCACCGGCGTTACCCTCATGCTCCTGGACCAAGGCCTCGATACCGGCCCCATCCTCGCCCAAAAAGAGGCCTCCATCGCCCCCGACGACACCGCCGAGACCCTAACGCATCGCCTTTTCGATGAAGGCGCCTCCCTCCTCCTCCATACCCTCCCCGCATGGACCAGCCGCCGCCTCAAACTAGCCCTCCAGGACCCTTCCCTCGCCACCCACACCCGAAAAATCGAAAAAGAAGACGGGGATGCCTCCTGGGAATTGACCGCTCAGGATCTGCACCGCCGCCTTCGTGCCTTCACCCCCTGGCCCGGCCTCTACACCCGCTGGCAAGGCAAAGCCCTCAAAATTCTAGAGGCCCAGCCCCTTCCAGGCGAGTCCAGTAGCAGCGTCCCCGGCTCCGTGGTAAACCACCCGTCGACGGGCAAAGGCTTAGCCGTCGTCACAGGAAAAGGGCTTCTCAAGGTTACCGCCCTGCAAATAGAAGGAAAACGCTCCGCCTCCGCCCAAGACTTCCTCCGGGGCTACCCCTCCATACTGGGCGCCCGCCTCCCCAGCTAG
- the dnaA gene encoding chromosomal replication initiator protein DnaA, giving the protein MQEKIMETREHQARAIWSAVLGELQLQLPPSSFETWLKGTEGVAVDGQRLLVRAPNAFAAEWLEKRLHALVSRTIEKVSRQALEPFFQVRPTAASEMETERPQGSQEGGSPSQWAEPPQFKPNRRYTFDSFVVGPSNRLAFAASKAVAGTPGESHNPLFIYSGAGLGKTHLLHAIAHSCLQQRIRFLYVTSEHFTNDFVTSVREKAMDQFRSRYRGVDVLLMDDVQFLSGKEQTLEGFFHTFNDLHNSNRQVVITSDQTPQSIPAIEERLRSRFAWGLIADIQPPSSDTRVAILEARAREMGIGVMRDVLGYIAQHINGSVRELEGALNRTVAMARAEGREPHLEMAKQALQGLECQARMTPRTPEMVLRAVGEVFSVPREELLGKKRHKELALARHVTMYLLRHELDLEVARIGRVLGGKNHATILHGIERVTAELPGNALLRERVEATKAALGRS; this is encoded by the coding sequence ATGCAAGAAAAGATTATGGAAACCAGGGAACATCAAGCACGGGCCATTTGGTCTGCCGTGCTGGGGGAGCTGCAGTTACAGCTCCCACCGTCGTCTTTCGAGACGTGGCTGAAGGGGACTGAGGGGGTGGCGGTGGACGGACAGCGGCTGCTGGTGCGTGCGCCGAACGCCTTTGCGGCAGAGTGGCTGGAGAAGCGGCTGCATGCGCTGGTATCCAGGACGATTGAAAAGGTGAGCCGACAGGCGCTAGAGCCTTTCTTTCAGGTCCGCCCCACAGCGGCTAGTGAGATGGAGACGGAGAGGCCCCAGGGGAGCCAAGAGGGGGGTTCGCCGTCGCAGTGGGCAGAGCCGCCGCAGTTCAAACCGAACCGCCGCTATACATTTGATTCCTTTGTGGTGGGGCCTTCGAACAGGCTGGCGTTTGCGGCGTCGAAGGCGGTGGCGGGGACGCCTGGGGAGAGCCACAATCCGCTGTTCATATATTCGGGAGCCGGTCTGGGGAAGACACATCTGCTCCATGCCATAGCCCATTCCTGCTTGCAGCAGCGGATAAGGTTCCTTTACGTGACCTCAGAGCATTTCACCAACGATTTTGTAACGTCGGTGCGGGAGAAGGCTATGGACCAGTTCCGGTCTAGGTACCGGGGCGTGGACGTTCTGCTGATGGACGACGTGCAGTTTCTGAGCGGGAAGGAGCAGACGCTGGAGGGTTTTTTCCACACCTTCAACGACCTGCACAACAGCAACCGACAGGTGGTGATCACGTCAGACCAGACGCCGCAGTCGATACCGGCTATAGAGGAGCGGCTGCGGTCCCGGTTCGCGTGGGGACTTATCGCGGACATACAGCCGCCTTCGTCGGACACTCGCGTGGCCATACTGGAGGCCCGCGCCAGGGAGATGGGGATTGGGGTAATGAGAGATGTGCTGGGGTATATTGCGCAGCATATAAATGGAAGCGTTCGAGAGCTGGAGGGGGCGCTGAACCGGACGGTGGCGATGGCGCGGGCGGAGGGACGCGAGCCGCACCTGGAGATGGCGAAGCAGGCGCTGCAAGGGCTGGAGTGCCAGGCCCGTATGACACCTAGGACGCCGGAAATGGTGCTGAGGGCGGTGGGAGAGGTGTTTTCCGTGCCGCGGGAGGAGCTGCTAGGGAAGAAGCGGCACAAGGAGCTGGCGCTGGCGCGGCACGTGACGATGTACCTGCTACGGCACGAGTTAGACTTAGAGGTGGCGCGGATAGGCCGGGTTCTGGGCGGAAAGAACCACGCGACGATTCTTCATGGCATTGAGAGGGTAACGGCGGAGCTGCCTGGCAACGCGCTGCTTAGGGAGAGGGTGGAGGCTACGAAGGCGGCGCTGGGGAGGTCGTAG
- the obgE gene encoding GTPase ObgE: MIDKARIRVSSGKGGNGSVSFRREKFVPKGGPDGGEGGEGGSVYIRGDASLNTLIDFRYRSIYKAGDGGHGRGQNKTGAHGADLTIRVPIGTVVSVLEEGIERPALDVLDEERVLLVRGGKGGRGNIRFATSVNQTPMLAEAGEDGQEFELTLELKLLADVGIVGMPNAGKSTLIGVCSAAKPKIADYPFTTLEPVLGVAEYKGMRFLLMEVPGLIEGAHTGTGLGHDFLRHAERTRLLWHLVDGSAPDVEGRVDVINQELQHFGSELAEKPQILVVNKMDTAEAQESLESVKRVVESLGVRAFYISAAGRQGLEPLLAHTAEALASMPRALAGETALRGELPLRRPPKGAAEVHKEAGTFVVDSPRAIRLAAMANMRDRWARLQLWKEMEKMGVVEALERAGVKEGDTVRVGLIEMEWQ; encoded by the coding sequence ATGATAGATAAAGCAAGGATACGGGTATCATCAGGAAAGGGAGGGAACGGGAGCGTCAGCTTTCGGAGAGAGAAGTTTGTGCCGAAGGGGGGGCCGGATGGAGGGGAAGGAGGAGAGGGCGGCAGTGTGTATATTCGTGGAGATGCGTCGTTAAACACGCTTATCGATTTCAGATACAGGTCTATTTATAAAGCGGGGGATGGGGGGCATGGGCGCGGGCAGAATAAGACGGGGGCGCATGGAGCGGACCTGACGATTCGGGTGCCCATAGGGACAGTTGTATCGGTGTTGGAGGAGGGAATAGAGAGGCCAGCGCTGGATGTGCTGGATGAGGAGCGTGTTCTGCTGGTGAGGGGCGGGAAGGGCGGTCGAGGGAATATAAGGTTTGCGACGTCAGTGAACCAAACGCCGATGCTGGCGGAAGCGGGGGAGGATGGGCAGGAGTTCGAGCTGACGCTGGAGCTGAAGCTGCTGGCGGACGTGGGAATAGTGGGGATGCCGAACGCGGGGAAGTCGACGCTGATTGGGGTGTGCTCTGCGGCCAAACCTAAGATAGCGGACTACCCGTTCACCACGCTGGAGCCGGTGCTGGGGGTGGCGGAATATAAAGGGATGAGATTCCTGCTGATGGAAGTGCCCGGGCTTATTGAGGGCGCGCACACGGGGACGGGGCTTGGCCACGATTTCCTTCGACACGCGGAGCGGACGCGGCTGCTGTGGCATCTGGTGGACGGGTCGGCGCCGGATGTGGAGGGACGAGTCGACGTTATCAACCAGGAGCTGCAACACTTTGGGTCGGAGCTGGCTGAGAAGCCGCAGATTTTGGTCGTCAATAAGATGGACACTGCGGAAGCCCAAGAGTCTTTAGAAAGCGTAAAAAGAGTGGTAGAGTCTCTGGGCGTCAGGGCGTTCTATATATCGGCGGCGGGACGACAGGGGTTGGAGCCGCTGCTGGCCCACACGGCGGAGGCGCTGGCGTCGATGCCGAGGGCGCTGGCAGGGGAGACGGCGCTACGGGGGGAACTGCCGCTCCGGAGACCGCCAAAAGGGGCAGCCGAGGTGCATAAGGAGGCGGGCACTTTCGTAGTCGATTCGCCCAGGGCGATTCGGCTGGCGGCGATGGCGAATATGAGGGACAGGTGGGCGCGGCTGCAATTGTGGAAGGAGATGGAGAAGATGGGAGTAGTGGAGGCGCTAGAGAGGGCGGGGGTGAAGGAGGGCGACACGGTGAGGGTAGGCTTGATAGAGATGGAGTGGCAATAG
- a CDS encoding nicotinate-nucleotide adenylyltransferase, producing MKIGILGGTFDPIHLGHLIVAEEARVRLGLEEVLFVPTGKPWMKEGTPVSEAKHRLNMARLAISTNPFFRLSAMEIERPGPSYTVDTLTVLREEYGPEAEMFFILGVDSLAGFHEWKEPRRILEMATLVAVTRPGYEVPQTKVFNGALGGMENRLKTLDGVRVEISGRDLRRRVKEGLSIRYRVCSPVGKYIYDHGLYLDRVKNE from the coding sequence GTGAAGATAGGCATATTGGGCGGCACCTTCGACCCCATCCACCTGGGGCATTTGATTGTGGCGGAGGAGGCGAGGGTGAGGCTGGGGCTGGAGGAGGTGCTGTTTGTGCCGACGGGGAAGCCGTGGATGAAGGAAGGGACGCCGGTGTCGGAGGCGAAGCACAGGCTGAACATGGCGCGGCTGGCGATATCGACCAACCCGTTCTTTAGACTGTCGGCGATGGAGATAGAGAGGCCGGGGCCGTCGTATACCGTCGACACGCTGACAGTGCTGAGGGAAGAGTATGGGCCGGAGGCGGAGATGTTCTTTATCCTGGGGGTGGACTCGCTGGCGGGGTTCCACGAGTGGAAGGAGCCGCGGCGCATACTGGAGATGGCGACGCTGGTGGCAGTGACCCGGCCCGGGTACGAGGTGCCGCAAACGAAGGTGTTTAACGGCGCGCTGGGAGGGATGGAGAACCGGCTAAAGACGCTGGATGGGGTGAGGGTGGAGATCAGCGGTCGGGACCTGAGGAGGCGGGTGAAGGAGGGGCTTTCGATCCGGTACAGAGTATGCAGCCCGGTGGGGAAGTATATTTATGACCACGGACTATATTTAGACCGAGTAAAAAATGAGTAA
- the pyrE gene encoding orotate phosphoribosyltransferase, translating into MSKVVERLLERALELEALKYGDFTLSSGKKSSYYFDGRRLTLDPEGSWLVGQAVFGLLKGTGVEAIGGLTLGADPMVAAVAMTSHQSGQPISGFIVRKEAKAHGTRQGIEGPLRQGSRVAIVDDVCTTGGSIFQAIAAAEGYGCKVAMTAAILDRREGGSEELARRGYKFTSLLAATAEGKVGVVG; encoded by the coding sequence ATGAGTAAAGTCGTCGAGCGGCTGCTGGAAAGGGCGCTGGAATTGGAGGCGCTGAAGTATGGAGACTTTACATTGTCGTCAGGGAAGAAGAGCAGTTATTACTTCGATGGGAGGCGGCTGACGCTGGACCCGGAGGGTAGCTGGCTGGTGGGGCAGGCGGTGTTCGGGCTGCTGAAGGGGACGGGGGTGGAGGCCATTGGTGGGCTGACGCTGGGGGCGGACCCGATGGTGGCGGCGGTGGCGATGACGAGCCACCAGTCGGGGCAGCCGATAAGCGGGTTCATTGTTAGGAAGGAGGCGAAGGCGCACGGGACGAGGCAGGGGATAGAGGGGCCGCTGCGGCAGGGAAGTCGAGTGGCGATTGTGGATGATGTATGCACGACAGGAGGGTCTATATTTCAGGCTATCGCGGCGGCGGAGGGGTACGGGTGCAAGGTGGCGATGACAGCGGCGATTCTGGACCGGCGGGAGGGGGGGAGCGAGGAGCTGGCGCGTCGGGGGTATAAGTTCACGTCGCTGCTGGCGGCGACGGCGGAGGGGAAGGTGGGGGTGGTGGGGTAG